In one Shewanella loihica PV-4 genomic region, the following are encoded:
- the acnD gene encoding Fe/S-dependent 2-methylisocitrate dehydratase AcnD gives MNSLHRKPLPGSALDYFDTRAAVEALSAGAYDKLPYTAKVLAENLVRRCEPELLNDALSQLIDRKRDLDFPWYPARVVCHDILGQTALVDLAGLRDAIAEKGGDPSKVNPVVPTQLIVDHSLAVEHAGFEKDAFEKNRAIEDRRNEDRFHFINWTKTAFKNVDVIQPGNGIMHQINLEKMSPVIQARDGVAFPDTLVGTDSHTPHVDALGVIAIGVGGLEAENVMLGRPSYMRLPDIVGVELTGKRQSGITATDIVLALTEFLRQEKVVSAYLEFFGEGAADLTLGDRATISNMTPEFGASAGMFYIDQQTIDYLTITGRDSEQVKLVENYAKTTGLWADSLKDAEYERVLTFDLSSVVRNIAGPSNPHRRVATSELASQGIAGVVEQDDKLMPDGAVIIAAITSCTNTSNPRNVIAAGLLAKKANELGLVRKPWVKTSFAPGSKVAELYLKDAGLLPELEQLGFGIVGFACTTCNGMSGALDPVIQQEVIDRDLYATAVLSGNRNFDGRIHPYAKQAFLASPPLVVAYAIAGTIRFDIEKDILGHDDKGEPIRLKDIWPSDEEIDAIVKASVKPQQFRDIYTPMFDLAVDYGEDVNPLYDWRPQSTYIRRPPYWEGALAGERTLKGMRPLAVLGDNITTDHLSPSNAILASSAAGEYLAKMGLPEVDFNSYATHRGDHLTAQRATFANPKLINEMALVDGEVKQGSLTRLEPEGEVMRMWEAIETYMDRKQPLIIIAGADYGQGSSRDWAAKGVRLAGVEAIVAEGFERIHRTNLVGMGVLPLEFKAGENRHTYGIDGSETFDVIGEPTPRADLTVVITRQNGERVEVPVICRLDTADEVLVYQAGGVLQRFAQDFLEANA, from the coding sequence ATGAACTCTTTACATCGTAAACCGCTTCCCGGCAGCGCGCTCGATTACTTTGATACCCGCGCCGCCGTCGAGGCCTTAAGCGCAGGCGCCTATGACAAACTGCCCTATACCGCTAAGGTGCTGGCAGAAAACCTGGTAAGACGCTGCGAGCCCGAACTGCTTAACGACGCCCTGAGTCAGCTCATCGATCGTAAGCGCGATCTCGACTTCCCCTGGTATCCGGCGCGTGTCGTGTGCCACGATATTCTCGGCCAGACGGCACTGGTTGATTTGGCTGGTCTGCGTGATGCCATCGCCGAGAAGGGCGGGGATCCTTCAAAGGTTAACCCTGTGGTGCCGACTCAGCTGATCGTGGATCACTCGCTGGCGGTTGAACATGCGGGCTTTGAAAAAGATGCCTTCGAGAAGAACCGCGCGATTGAAGATCGCCGCAACGAAGACAGATTCCATTTCATCAACTGGACCAAGACGGCCTTTAAGAATGTCGATGTGATCCAGCCCGGCAACGGCATTATGCACCAGATCAACCTGGAGAAGATGTCGCCGGTGATCCAGGCCCGTGATGGTGTGGCCTTCCCCGATACGCTTGTGGGTACCGACAGCCATACGCCTCACGTGGATGCGTTGGGCGTTATCGCCATAGGCGTGGGCGGTCTCGAAGCCGAGAACGTCATGCTGGGTCGCCCATCCTACATGCGTCTGCCGGACATCGTCGGTGTTGAGCTGACGGGTAAGCGTCAGAGCGGCATCACGGCCACGGACATCGTGCTGGCTCTGACCGAGTTTTTACGTCAAGAGAAAGTGGTTTCAGCTTATCTTGAGTTCTTCGGTGAAGGCGCCGCGGATCTCACCCTTGGGGATCGCGCCACCATCTCCAACATGACCCCTGAATTTGGCGCCTCGGCGGGTATGTTCTATATCGACCAGCAAACCATCGACTATCTCACCATCACGGGTCGTGATAGCGAGCAGGTCAAGCTGGTGGAAAACTATGCCAAGACCACGGGTCTGTGGGCCGACAGCCTGAAAGATGCTGAGTATGAAAGGGTACTGACCTTCGATCTTTCGAGCGTAGTGCGTAATATCGCCGGTCCTTCGAATCCACACCGCCGAGTGGCGACCAGCGAGCTGGCCAGTCAAGGCATTGCCGGCGTGGTTGAGCAGGATGACAAGCTGATGCCTGATGGCGCGGTGATCATCGCCGCCATCACTAGCTGTACCAACACCAGCAACCCAAGAAACGTAATAGCAGCGGGCTTGCTCGCCAAGAAGGCCAACGAGCTTGGCTTAGTGCGTAAACCCTGGGTGAAAACCTCTTTCGCCCCAGGCTCTAAGGTAGCCGAGCTTTACCTAAAAGATGCGGGGCTTCTGCCTGAGCTTGAGCAACTGGGCTTTGGCATAGTAGGTTTTGCCTGCACCACCTGTAACGGCATGAGCGGGGCACTTGACCCTGTGATCCAGCAAGAGGTGATCGACAGAGACTTGTACGCTACCGCCGTATTGTCGGGCAACCGTAATTTCGACGGTCGTATCCACCCCTATGCCAAGCAGGCGTTTCTGGCATCGCCGCCATTGGTGGTGGCCTATGCCATCGCGGGTACCATCAGATTCGATATCGAGAAAGATATCTTAGGTCATGATGACAAGGGCGAGCCGATTCGCCTCAAGGATATCTGGCCGAGCGATGAAGAGATCGATGCCATCGTCAAGGCGAGCGTGAAGCCGCAGCAGTTTAGGGATATCTATACCCCTATGTTCGACCTCGCGGTTGACTATGGTGAGGATGTCAATCCGCTGTATGACTGGCGTCCACAGAGTACCTATATTCGTCGTCCTCCCTACTGGGAAGGCGCGCTTGCCGGTGAGCGTACCCTGAAGGGCATGCGCCCGCTGGCGGTACTTGGGGATAACATCACCACAGATCACCTATCGCCTTCTAACGCCATCTTGGCCAGCAGCGCCGCCGGCGAATACCTGGCGAAGATGGGCCTGCCCGAGGTGGACTTTAACTCTTACGCGACTCATAGGGGCGACCACCTGACGGCCCAGCGTGCGACCTTTGCCAACCCTAAGCTGATCAACGAGATGGCGCTGGTGGATGGTGAAGTCAAGCAAGGCTCACTGACTCGCCTCGAGCCAGAAGGTGAGGTGATGCGTATGTGGGAGGCGATCGAGACCTATATGGATCGCAAGCAGCCACTGATCATCATCGCCGGTGCCGACTATGGTCAGGGTTCGTCCCGAGACTGGGCGGCCAAAGGGGTGCGACTGGCAGGGGTTGAGGCGATTGTCGCCGAAGGCTTCGAGCGTATTCACCGTACCAACCTGGTCGGTATGGGTGTACTACCGCTGGAGTTCAAGGCCGGTGAAAACCGCCACACCTATGGTATCGATGGCAGCGAGACCTTCGATGTGATCGGTGAGCCCACGCCGAGAGCGGATCTGACTGTAGTGATCACCCGTCAAAATGGCGAGCGTGTCGAGGTGCCGGTGATCTGTCGTCTGGATACCGCCGATGAGGTACTTGTCTATCAGGCAGGCGGTGTGTTGCAGCGCTTCGCGCAGGACTTCCTCGAAGCGAACGCCTAA
- the prpF gene encoding 2-methylaconitate cis-trans isomerase PrpF, translated as MKQMKIPATYMRGGTSKGVFFALKDLPLNAQQPGPARDALLLRVIGSPDPYGKQTDGMGGATSSTSKTVILDKSQRDDHDVDYLFGQVAIDKPFVDWSGNCGNLTAAVGAFAITQGLVDSAKIPDNGIAVVKIWQANINKTIIAHVPMVDGEVQELGDFELDGVTFPAAEVLVEFVDPADGEGDMFPTGNLVDKLEVPGEPVFDATFINAGIPTIFLKAEQLGYEGTELQEAINGDAAALERFETIRAHGALQMGLIQSLDEAAGRQHTPKIAFVAPAKAYTSSSGKQIAAEEIDLHVRALSMGKLHHAMMGTAAVAIGTAASIPGTLVNQAAGGQARESVRFGHPSGTLKVGAKASEQEGRWQVEKVSMSRSARVLMQGWVCVPESLG; from the coding sequence ATGAAACAGATGAAAATTCCGGCAACCTATATGCGCGGTGGCACCAGCAAGGGTGTCTTTTTTGCGTTAAAGGATCTGCCTTTAAATGCCCAGCAGCCGGGCCCGGCCCGAGATGCCTTATTGCTTCGGGTGATCGGCAGTCCAGATCCCTACGGCAAGCAGACAGACGGCATGGGCGGGGCTACATCCAGCACCAGTAAGACGGTGATTCTGGACAAGAGTCAACGCGATGATCATGACGTGGATTACCTCTTCGGTCAGGTGGCCATAGATAAGCCCTTCGTCGATTGGAGTGGTAACTGCGGTAACCTGACCGCGGCGGTGGGGGCCTTTGCCATCACCCAGGGCTTGGTGGATAGCGCTAAGATCCCTGACAACGGCATAGCCGTGGTGAAGATCTGGCAGGCCAATATCAACAAGACCATCATCGCCCATGTGCCTATGGTGGATGGTGAAGTGCAGGAGCTTGGGGATTTTGAGCTCGACGGCGTGACCTTCCCGGCGGCAGAGGTGCTGGTGGAGTTTGTTGACCCGGCCGATGGCGAGGGCGACATGTTCCCTACGGGTAATCTGGTCGATAAGCTGGAGGTGCCGGGCGAGCCTGTCTTCGATGCTACCTTTATCAATGCAGGGATCCCTACTATCTTCCTCAAGGCGGAGCAGCTGGGCTACGAGGGGACTGAACTGCAAGAGGCGATCAACGGCGATGCCGCGGCGCTTGAGCGCTTTGAAACCATACGCGCCCACGGCGCCCTGCAGATGGGGCTGATTCAGTCTCTCGATGAGGCTGCAGGTCGTCAACACACGCCCAAGATTGCGTTTGTCGCTCCGGCTAAGGCCTATACCTCTTCTAGCGGTAAGCAGATCGCAGCCGAGGAGATAGACCTGCATGTGCGTGCGCTGTCTATGGGCAAGCTGCATCACGCCATGATGGGAACGGCGGCGGTGGCCATAGGTACGGCGGCATCGATCCCTGGCACCTTAGTTAATCAGGCGGCCGGCGGGCAGGCCCGTGAGAGCGTGCGTTTTGGTCATCCCTCTGGCACCCTCAAGGTGGGCGCCAAGGCGAGCGAGCAAGAGGGTCGCTGGCAGGTCGAAAAAGTCAGCATGAGCCGCAGTGCTCGCGTGCTGATGCAAGGCTGGGTCTGTGTGCCCGAATCCTTGGGTTAA
- the uvrY gene encoding UvrY/SirA/GacA family response regulator transcription factor, with the protein MISVFLVDDHELVRTGIRRILEDERGIKVVGEAGDGESAVQWCRNNEADVILMDMNMPGIGGLEATRKILRYQSHAKIIVLTIHTEDPFPTKVMQAGASGYLTKGATPPEVIQAIRQVAHGQRYLSPEIAQQMALSQFNQSEDNPFKSLSERELQIMMMITNGERVSDISEQLNLSPKTVNSYRYRLFAKLGISGDVELTRLAIRYKMLDTGQF; encoded by the coding sequence TTGATTTCTGTATTTTTAGTTGATGACCATGAGTTAGTAAGAACAGGAATCCGCCGCATCCTAGAGGATGAGCGCGGTATCAAGGTTGTCGGCGAAGCAGGGGATGGCGAATCTGCCGTGCAGTGGTGCCGTAATAACGAGGCTGACGTGATCCTGATGGACATGAATATGCCTGGCATTGGCGGACTCGAGGCGACCCGTAAGATCCTGCGTTATCAGTCCCATGCCAAGATCATCGTCTTGACCATACATACCGAAGATCCTTTCCCGACTAAGGTGATGCAGGCAGGCGCCTCAGGTTATCTGACCAAGGGCGCGACTCCACCTGAGGTGATACAGGCTATCCGTCAGGTGGCGCATGGCCAGCGTTATCTGTCGCCGGAGATTGCCCAGCAGATGGCCCTGAGTCAGTTCAACCAGTCGGAAGACAATCCGTTTAAGTCCTTGTCTGAGCGCGAATTGCAGATCATGATGATGATCACCAATGGCGAACGTGTCAGTGACATCTCTGAGCAGCTCAACCTGAGCCCCAAGACGGTCAACAGCTATCGTTATCGCTTGTTTGCCAAGCTTGGGATCAGCGGCGATGTCGAGCTGACCCGATTGGCGATCCGCTACAAGATGTTGGATACCGGCCAGTTCTAG
- the uvrC gene encoding excinuclease ABC subunit UvrC: MTDSFNATQFLKTVSSSAGVYRMYDAQGVVIYVGKAKDLKKRLSSYFRRNLPNVKTQALVSHIANIDVTLTPSETDALILENDYIKQYMPRYNVLLRDDKSYPYIFLSGHRHPRLAYHRGPQREKGHYFGPYPNGGAVRESLHLMQKLFPIRQCDDLYYKARSRPCLQYQIARCSAPCVGKISDEDYAEQVKLASLFLRGKDQQVIATLVGKMEQAAMDLNYEDAARYRDQISALRRVAEQQEVSSDSGDMDVIGAYYASGIACFHLLFIRNGKIFGSRSYYPSVPDETEVSEVLRAFMLQFYLNVDSQRTLPREIVVSHEFEDIHELEEAIAQASNRRLLIKTKVRSERASFLRIADANAKNAVETRLSHQNTVEERFLLLEEALEQSQAINRMECFDISHTMGESTVASCVVFNREGPSKGEYRRYNISGITPGDDYAAMKQAIGRRFDKIEADGKIPDILFIDGGMGQLRIAQKVVNEKFAHLDVAPTLIGVAKGEGRKPGLETLIYGENEVAFSLPADSGALHLIQHIRDESHRFAITGHRNKRQKTRNTSTLESIPGVGPKRRKALLQYLGGLQQVKGASVAQLSKVPGISLEMAQTIHDALRG; the protein is encoded by the coding sequence GTGACAGATAGCTTTAATGCGACCCAGTTTTTAAAAACCGTTTCCTCCTCTGCCGGCGTTTATCGCATGTACGATGCACAGGGGGTCGTTATCTATGTGGGCAAGGCCAAAGATCTCAAGAAGCGCCTCAGCTCCTATTTCAGACGTAATCTGCCCAACGTCAAGACTCAGGCCTTGGTGTCTCACATCGCCAATATCGATGTGACTCTGACCCCCAGCGAGACCGACGCGCTGATTCTGGAAAATGATTACATCAAGCAGTACATGCCCAGATACAATGTGCTGCTTCGAGACGATAAGTCTTATCCCTATATTTTCCTGAGCGGCCATCGTCATCCAAGGCTCGCCTATCACCGCGGGCCTCAGCGGGAGAAGGGGCACTATTTCGGTCCCTATCCCAATGGCGGCGCGGTGCGCGAAAGCCTGCATCTGATGCAGAAGCTGTTTCCTATCAGACAATGTGACGATCTTTACTATAAGGCGCGCTCCCGCCCCTGTTTGCAGTATCAGATCGCTCGCTGCAGCGCCCCCTGTGTGGGTAAGATAAGCGATGAAGATTATGCCGAGCAGGTTAAGCTTGCCAGCCTGTTCCTGCGGGGCAAGGATCAACAGGTGATCGCCACCTTGGTGGGCAAGATGGAGCAGGCGGCTATGGACCTCAATTATGAAGATGCTGCCCGTTATCGTGACCAGATCAGTGCGCTTCGCCGCGTCGCCGAGCAACAGGAGGTGTCCAGCGACTCTGGCGACATGGATGTGATTGGCGCCTACTATGCCTCGGGCATCGCCTGTTTCCATCTGCTGTTTATTCGGAACGGCAAGATCTTCGGCAGTCGCAGCTATTATCCTAGTGTGCCGGACGAGACTGAGGTCAGCGAGGTGCTGCGCGCCTTCATGTTGCAGTTTTATCTGAATGTCGACAGTCAGCGCACGCTGCCGAGAGAGATAGTGGTCAGCCACGAGTTTGAAGATATCCATGAGTTGGAAGAGGCAATTGCCCAGGCCTCCAATAGACGCCTGCTGATCAAGACCAAGGTGCGTAGCGAACGCGCCAGTTTCCTGCGTATCGCCGATGCTAACGCCAAGAATGCGGTAGAGACACGTTTGTCCCACCAAAATACCGTCGAGGAGCGTTTCCTGTTGCTAGAGGAGGCGCTGGAGCAGAGTCAGGCGATCAATCGCATGGAATGTTTCGATATCAGCCATACCATGGGGGAGAGCACTGTTGCCTCCTGTGTGGTGTTTAATCGCGAAGGACCGAGCAAGGGTGAATATCGCCGCTATAATATCTCTGGGATCACCCCGGGGGACGATTATGCGGCGATGAAACAGGCGATCGGTCGCCGCTTCGATAAGATAGAGGCCGACGGCAAGATCCCCGACATCCTCTTTATCGACGGCGGCATGGGACAGCTGAGGATTGCCCAGAAGGTGGTGAACGAGAAGTTTGCTCACCTGGATGTGGCACCGACGCTCATAGGTGTGGCAAAGGGGGAGGGGCGTAAACCCGGACTCGAGACTCTCATCTATGGCGAGAACGAGGTGGCCTTTAGCTTACCGGCAGATTCCGGCGCGCTGCATCTGATCCAACATATTCGCGACGAGTCACACCGTTTCGCGATAACTGGCCACCGCAACAAACGTCAGAAGACCCGCAATACCTCGACGCTCGAGTCTATCCCTGGGGTGGGGCCTAAGCGTCGTAAGGCGTTGCTGCAATACTTAGGTGGTTTACAGCAGGTTAAGGGGGCCAGCGTAGCGCAATTGTCTAAAGTGCCGGGCATTAGCCTAGAAATGGCACAAACAATACATGATGCGTTGCGAGGGTGA
- the pgsA gene encoding CDP-diacylglycerol--glycerol-3-phosphate 3-phosphatidyltransferase, whose product MPFNVPIALTFFRLILLPVFVVLFYVPYTWSPFAAAFVFWLAAVTDALDGYAARKLQQSTRFGAFLDPVADKIMVTTALVLLVAEYKSIWLTLPALFMIGREIVISALREWMAEIGKRGAVAVSWIGKYKTAAQMVAIIGLIWKPNEFLTYTAMALFYVAAILTFWSMVSYIMAAWADLTDESNN is encoded by the coding sequence ATGCCGTTTAATGTACCGATAGCTCTCACATTTTTTAGATTAATATTACTACCTGTTTTTGTAGTGCTTTTTTATGTGCCTTACACTTGGTCACCCTTTGCGGCTGCCTTCGTATTTTGGCTGGCGGCGGTAACTGACGCATTAGATGGCTACGCGGCGCGAAAATTACAGCAATCGACCCGTTTCGGTGCATTCTTAGATCCTGTCGCCGACAAGATCATGGTGACCACGGCGTTGGTGCTCTTGGTGGCCGAATATAAGAGTATCTGGCTGACCCTGCCGGCGCTGTTTATGATTGGCCGCGAGATAGTGATCTCAGCACTGCGTGAATGGATGGCCGAGATCGGTAAGCGCGGCGCGGTTGCCGTGTCCTGGATAGGCAAGTATAAGACGGCGGCGCAGATGGTGGCCATCATAGGCCTTATCTGGAAGCCTAACGAGTTTCTAACTTACACGGCGATGGCACTGTTTTACGTGGCGGCAATCCTTACGTTTTGGTCCATGGTGAGCTACATTATGGCGGCCTGGGCGGATCTCACAGACGAATCGAACAATTAA
- a CDS encoding prepilin-type N-terminal cleavage/methylation domain-containing protein — MRKVSGFTLIELVVVIVVLAILAVVALPRFISVGQDAHDSAAKGAFAAFTSGVSLYHSCWAASGASGHVVDLACFGDGTIDSTTTGYPLGQTTQTSGNNGTLLQGEFCRQLWEGLLDNNDYQLAPHDNAAFGGSNDIIYWYSGGEISNSNTYCYFNYIRDNRAKGSENWQLRYYPGTGKTLITRSTLS; from the coding sequence ATGCGTAAAGTAAGCGGATTTACCCTGATTGAGTTAGTGGTGGTGATTGTCGTGTTGGCGATACTGGCCGTGGTTGCCTTGCCAAGGTTTATCTCTGTGGGCCAGGATGCCCACGACAGCGCGGCGAAGGGAGCGTTTGCCGCCTTTACCTCGGGTGTGTCCCTCTATCACAGCTGCTGGGCGGCTTCAGGGGCGAGTGGTCATGTGGTGGATCTCGCCTGTTTTGGTGACGGTACTATCGATTCGACCACCACAGGCTACCCGCTGGGGCAGACAACCCAGACAAGTGGAAACAATGGTACCCTGCTGCAAGGGGAGTTTTGTCGTCAACTTTGGGAAGGCTTGTTAGATAATAACGACTACCAGCTGGCGCCACATGATAATGCGGCGTTTGGTGGCAGTAACGATATCATCTACTGGTACTCTGGTGGGGAGATCAGTAATAGTAACACCTATTGTTACTTTAACTATATTCGCGATAATCGCGCAAAAGGCAGTGAAAACTGGCAATTAAGGTACTATCCGGGTACGGGCAAAACCTTAATCACACGTTCGACCCTCAGCTAA
- a CDS encoding L,D-transpeptidase family protein — protein sequence MALRRIFILLLLCWSCLGVADERLAAANQALLDQVEVIHLASASSEFERYREQLSVERALSPARLYTIALAAAQFWQRQGIATGEFPSAPDDPYTSVIASEPQVADYLMLSNRVRYLLWLARHESWLPLEPQGWLKPGDSHRIIPEIRVRLQALGDYPQGDTSGLYFDETLKAAMIKFQTRHGLKPDAIIGPATLSWLNRTPRERAQLLAVNFIRRAEYLADIGERYLLINIPAYEMWLVDDNQVALRSKVIVGKPYRQTPIISGEIKNLVLNPSWRVPRRLLTHDLLPKVREDGSYISSRNFEVFDYQGERVIKSDDEWRDIAKGKFPYRLVQKPGVGNTLGRYKFFFPNEYSVYLHDTSDKALFQRSDRALSSGCIRIEKVEQLANWMASHLVRDKQTWVRMQIERDKTQWFAFDAGLPIHLVYWTSWLDDDNVAQFRDDIYKKNQNISLSLHAAK from the coding sequence ATGGCTTTGAGACGCATTTTCATATTGCTTCTGCTGTGTTGGTCATGCTTAGGTGTTGCCGATGAGCGTCTCGCTGCGGCAAATCAGGCGTTGCTCGATCAGGTGGAAGTGATCCACCTTGCCAGTGCCTCCAGCGAGTTTGAGCGCTATCGTGAGCAGCTCAGTGTGGAAAGAGCGCTCTCTCCAGCAAGGCTCTATACCATAGCCCTGGCCGCCGCTCAGTTTTGGCAGCGCCAAGGCATAGCGACCGGCGAGTTTCCTTCAGCGCCTGACGATCCCTATACCAGTGTGATCGCCAGCGAGCCCCAGGTAGCCGATTATCTGATGCTGAGTAATCGCGTGCGCTATCTTCTTTGGTTGGCGCGCCATGAGTCCTGGTTGCCACTCGAGCCCCAAGGCTGGCTAAAGCCCGGCGACAGTCATAGAATCATTCCCGAAATAAGAGTGCGCCTGCAGGCCTTGGGAGATTATCCCCAAGGGGATACCAGTGGCCTCTATTTCGATGAGACGTTAAAAGCGGCCATGATCAAATTCCAGACCCGCCATGGCCTCAAGCCTGATGCCATCATAGGTCCCGCTACCCTTAGTTGGCTTAATCGCACTCCCAGAGAGCGTGCTCAGCTCTTGGCGGTCAACTTTATCCGCCGGGCCGAGTATCTGGCTGACATAGGGGAGCGCTATCTGCTTATTAATATCCCCGCCTATGAGATGTGGCTGGTGGATGATAATCAGGTGGCGCTCAGGTCTAAGGTGATCGTTGGTAAGCCTTATCGCCAGACGCCTATCATCAGCGGCGAGATAAAGAATCTGGTGCTCAATCCCAGTTGGCGGGTGCCGCGCCGCTTGTTGACCCATGATCTCCTGCCCAAGGTGAGAGAGGATGGCAGCTATATCAGCAGCCGCAACTTCGAGGTGTTTGACTATCAGGGAGAGCGGGTTATCAAGAGTGACGATGAATGGCGCGACATCGCCAAGGGTAAGTTTCCCTATCGCCTGGTGCAAAAGCCTGGGGTTGGAAATACCCTGGGGCGCTACAAGTTCTTCTTTCCTAACGAGTACAGTGTCTATCTACACGATACCTCAGACAAGGCGCTGTTCCAGCGTAGTGACAGGGCGCTCTCATCGGGTTGTATTCGGATTGAGAAGGTTGAGCAGTTAGCCAACTGGATGGCTTCCCATCTGGTGCGTGACAAGCAGACCTGGGTACGTATGCAAATCGAGCGAGATAAGACCCAGTGGTTTGCCTTCGATGCGGGCCTACCTATACATCTAGTGTATTGGACCTCCTGGCTGGATGACGACAATGTTGCCCAGTTTAGAGACGACATATACAAAAAGAATCAAAATATTAGTCTGAGTCTCCACGCCGCAAAATAG
- a CDS encoding DUF882 domain-containing protein — protein MTIVCPARRQLLLGLGGVAMFSMVPSKARASRSTQGVRSLGFYNRHTGERGQGSYWIDGDYQTNTLNDFNHLLRDHRQNETAPMDKRLFDLLFSLKQTLQVDEDFHVISGYRSPKTNQMLANRSSAVAKKSYHMKGMAMDIALPDVNLKDLRDAAISLKLGGVGYYPSSGFVHVDTGPIRTW, from the coding sequence GTGACGATAGTTTGTCCTGCACGTAGGCAGTTGTTATTAGGCCTAGGTGGTGTAGCAATGTTTTCTATGGTGCCGTCTAAAGCGCGAGCGAGTCGCTCGACACAAGGAGTAAGATCCCTAGGGTTTTACAATAGGCATACAGGAGAACGGGGGCAGGGAAGCTATTGGATCGACGGTGATTATCAAACAAATACCTTGAATGATTTTAATCACCTGTTGCGGGATCATCGTCAAAACGAGACCGCGCCCATGGATAAGCGCCTATTCGATCTGCTTTTTTCGCTGAAGCAGACCCTACAGGTCGACGAAGATTTTCATGTGATCTCAGGATATCGCTCGCCAAAGACTAATCAGATGCTGGCCAATCGCAGCTCTGCGGTGGCGAAGAAGAGTTATCATATGAAGGGCATGGCGATGGATATCGCACTGCCTGACGTCAATCTTAAAGATCTGCGTGATGCGGCGATCTCTCTAAAACTCGGCGGTGTTGGTTATTACCCAAGCTCAGGCTTTGTGCACGTCGATACCGGCCCCATCCGTACCTGGTAA
- the rplY gene encoding 50S ribosomal protein L25, with amino-acid sequence MSYTITAQTRTEIGKGSSRRLRHAGKVPAVIYGAGKEAVSIEFEHRSIINIQTNDDFYNSDITIVLDGKEVKVRVQAMQRHAFKPMIEHVDFKFA; translated from the coding sequence ATGTCTTACACAATTACCGCACAAACCCGCACTGAAATTGGGAAAGGTTCGAGCCGCCGCCTACGTCATGCTGGTAAAGTTCCTGCAGTTATCTATGGTGCGGGCAAAGAAGCCGTTTCTATCGAATTCGAACACCGTTCAATCATCAACATCCAAACTAACGATGATTTCTACAACAGCGACATCACTATCGTTCTAGACGGTAAAGAAGTTAAAGTTCGTGTTCAAGCTATGCAACGTCACGCGTTCAAGCCTATGATCGAGCACGTGGATTTCAAATTCGCTTAA